From the genome of Chroococcidiopsis sp. TS-821:
AACAGCAGCAAACTCGAACCTGTCCAAAAATGCGGGCTTTCCATAATCGGCTGACGTTGCATGACTAAAGACAGTACACCACCCGTATAACCAAGCGCCATAAATAAAAACATCCACGGTGCTAATGTGCGGTGGTCTGCTAAACTTTTGCTTGCCACAACTCGATTTGTCGCGACTCGTCCCCGCCATCCAGCATAGCCGACAAAACTACCCATAACAAATATGACAATTGCCATCATTGCTGGATGTCCCCAATGCACAATCGGTTCTGGTATGCCTAAACCACGAAACCAGCTGGCGATCGCTTCTAGCACTTCCATCAAGTTAAACATGAGCTGCAACGCCTCCTTTTCCTTTCAATAGAGGGAAACCGAGGGTTTCTCTTTGCTGTACATAAAGCTGCGCAACTTTTCTTGCTAAGCTACGGAT
Proteins encoded in this window:
- a CDS encoding DUF4079 domain-containing protein; the protein is MFNLMEVLEAIASWFRGLGIPEPIVHWGHPAMMAIVIFVMGSFVGYAGWRGRVATNRVVASKSLADHRTLAPWMFLFMALGYTGGVLSLVMQRQPIMESPHFWTGSSLLLLLLVNAAIALFGFGRDKGTLRTIHAYLGSTALGLMVLHALFGLKLGLAI